Part of the Vicinamibacterales bacterium genome is shown below.
ATCGGCACGACTAGGAGCGTGCCTTGAATTACCTGCGAACCCTGCTGGTTCCAGAGGGTGAGCTGTGGTGAAATATCTTCGTCTTGGTTAATTCGAGAGACGATCTGCTGTGGGCCAAAAATGAGCTTCTGTTTAGGGAACTGGAACACCATGAGTTTGCCGTAGTGTTCTCCGTCGCTCCGTGCGACCATCCACGCTGCAAGATTGTTCTTCCGACGTGGTGTAAACGGCAGCATCTGAATGAATTCGGCGTCCTGCTCGCCCGGCAGTTTCATGATGGTGTAGTACGGCTCCATCTGAGCTGTGCGTCCGTCACTTTCGATCGCCGGCACATCCCACTGGTCTTCCTTGTTGTAAAAGACTGCCGGATTAGTCATATGGTAAGTCGAGAACATTGCTGTTTGCAGCGTGAAGATGTCCTGGGGATAACGGACATGGCTGCGAAGATCGGTCGACATCGTCTCGAGAGGTGTGAATAACTCTGGAAAGATCTTGCTGATTGTTGCCGCGATTGGGTCGTCAGCGTCAGCTAGATAATAGGTAGTAGTACCGTTATACGCATCGATGACGATCTTCACCGAGTTACGGATATAGTTGAGGGTCCGAATTGCCTGAGTCGAATACGGATAGTTATCGGTCACGGTGTAGGCATCGATGATCCAGAACAACCGGCCTTCTGAAATCACCATATACGGATCACGGTCGTACATCAGGAACGGCGCGAGCGCTTCTACGCGATCGCTGATATTCCGGTGGATGAGGATCCGACTATCGGGTGTCAGCTGCCTGCTGATTAGCACGTTGAACGCGCGGAACCGTAAGCTGAATAACATCTTGTGGAATAGCCCGCCGATTGGGACGCCGCCATCACCCACGTATTCGGTATAAACGTTGTCATCACCTTCTGGATAGTGGAATTCTCGTGTGTTGGTATTGACGATCACATAGTCGTTCGCCAGCTCCCCGAAATAGACACTCGGTTCTTCGATCGACAGGTCCACTGCCGAGCTCGGCGGTAAATCCTTAAGGAAGAGCACCGGCAGGCCTTCGGCTGTGACCTGATTCACTGGGCCGAGGGCCAGGCCGTATCCGTGTGTGAACACCAGTCGCTCATTCGGCCACGTGCGGTTGGATAGACTATTTGAGTTTAGTTCCCGACTTGAGAGCATGGTTTGGCGATATTCGCCGTCAATTACATAGCGGTCATTGTCGACCGAAGCAAAATCGTAGTACGAGCGGATGGCCTGAATCTGCCCGAACGTGTCCAGCAACGGTCCGTGATCCCACAGTCTGACGTTGTTGATCGTTTCAGGATTGGCATCAATGTCGCTCCGTGTAAGTGTCGCATCGCCGGAAAGTTCTCGCGCGTCAATCCCCTCGAGCGCAAATGCCTTCCGGGTGGCTGCGACGTTGAACTCGATGTAGGGTGCTTCCCTTTCTTGTTCATTCGGCGTGACAACGATCCGCTGAATAAGGGCACCGTAACCAGTTCCACCTGCTGACACCGCGATATACAAGACAACTGCAAGCGGCACCGGCCACTGTTTCGGTGAGAACGCTTGGTAGGTCGCCAAGCTGGCACCGAGCAGGGCCACTGCAACAAGGAGCTTTAACATCGGTATCCGGGCCTCGACATCGGCGTAGGACGCGCCTTGGATAACACCCGCTGGCGTCAATAATGTTCGAGGCACATCAAGTGAGGCGCCCCATGCTAGTAGTAGCAGAAGCGCGGCGATGAGTAGCGATAGGTGCTGACGCGCCCCCCGACTGATCTTGAGACCAGCTTGTGGCTCAAAACCGACCGCACCTGACAAAATGTATGCCGCCGTGGCGCTGGCGAGACTCAGAACGACAACGCTGACAAGCAGATTCCGAATAAAGTCGAGAAACGGCAGTTGGAACACATAGAAAGCGATGTCCCGGCCGAGCAGTGGGTCCACCTCACCGAAAGGCGTGGCGTGCTGATACTGAAGCCAAACCATCCATTGACTGGATGCAAAAACTCCCATGAACAGCGCGGCGAGCCCGGACACTCCGGCCGCGATCAACTGGAGCCCTTTCCGGTCGATGATTAGCGGTTGCACCTCTGGCCCACCCCCGAGCGTCAGGTAGGGCTTAGTCATGTCCCGTAGCGCATATCTCAGTCCGCCGAGCAGCACGCTAAAGGCTATTGCAAAGACAGCACCACCGAGGATTAACTTTGAGCTCAGTGTGCGAATGAACAGTTGGTCGAAACCGACCTGCTGAAACCAAATCCAATCGGTGTAGAAGCCGGCGAAGAATGGCACTACCAAAAAGAGCAACACCCCTGCGACGACGATCGGCATTCTAGGAATCATGGGCACCTCAGCCCGTACGGGCATTGAATGACTCAGGACATCATATCCCGTCTTTGGCGACTAGCGTAAGGCCTCGGGTCATGGATTGGTCGGAGATTACACCCCAGGGACATCAGAAACACGACAGAACCATCAAGAAATTCGTAGGCATTTCTCACTTGAGTTGCATGAAAAATGAAACGATGATGCGGGATGATAGAGATTGCAGCTAGTTTCCCCATCAGTGTTACAGCTTCACCGTGACAACAGGAAGGGTGGACGATGAGCGACCGCAAGTATAAGCAACGCGGCTACCAAGACGACGAACCATCTCCATCGCGGTCTAAACGTTCTGGTTCCAAGCCGAAGTCCGGGGAGGCTCGCGGCCAACTTCCGGTGAGACCAAAGGCGCCGAACATGCCCGGATTTCACGATGTAATCCGCTGCGCGAAATGCGGAGGTCTACTGGACCAGCCGATTGGTGATGGCGCGACTTGTTCTCGGTGTGGGTCAGCACTGCACACTTGTGCACAATGTGCTTGGTTCGACCCCAGTAGTCGCTTTGAATGTTCACAGCCGGTGACAGCCCGTATTACTCCAAAGGATGGCCTGAACAACTGTACCTACTATGAACCACGAGTGACTGTGGAGCGCCAGACCCATTCCAAGAGGGGTCCATCGAGCGCCAAGCAGGCCTTTGATGATCTATTCAAGTAACGCACGGGATCGTGGAATTACTCTACCAAGCGACAAGCAGCCTGAGATCACGGACGTTGTGGCCAGTTGGTCCAGTGGTGATCGTGTCCCCGAGCTGTTCGAAGAACTGGTGGGAGTCAGCACGACGGAGATAGGTGTTGTGGTGGAGTCCAGTGCTCTCTGCACGGGAGAGCGACCCGCCGTCAGCAACGGCACCTGCAGCTGGGGATGAGCCATCGATTCCATCAGTGCCAGCACTTAGCACCGCTATCGACCGTCCAGCAATCCGCGGTACGCAAGCCAGAACAAACGCCTGATTCCGACCACCGAGACCAAGCGGGTTTGTGACCGGGCAAGAAAACTCACCTCCGTTGACAATGGCCACTGGACTTAGTGGGTGCGCTTGGCGAACGTGGTCGACCGCCGTGAGCAAATGCTCAACAGTGCGCTCAAGTGGCCAGTTATCACGCACTGCAACATCAATCATTACTTGCCACCCGAGGGCCCGCGTTTCATCCGCCAGCGTCTTTACCGCTTCGGTTGAGCCTAACAGGCGGTACCATCGGCTTGTCGAGAATTCTGGCGATCCCGGCTTCGGTGTTTCAGGGACTTGGTTATTTTCGAAGAGTTTCCTCACGGCGATCGGCATCTGATCGAATAACTTCGTGTTTTTCAGAATTGCGTGGCAGTCAGCTACAGTTGATGGGTCTGGCATAGTCGGCCCAGAGGCGATTAGTGAGGGGTCGTTGTCGGGCACGTCGGAAACGTAGAACGTCAGTTGTTGTGCCTGTCCAGCGAGTGCGGTCAGTTGCCCACCTTTGACACGCGATACGTGTTTCCGGATAACGTTGACGTCAGCGATCGCGGGTCCAGCGGTTACCAGTAACTTGTTCAACGCTCTAGTGTCCTCTAAGTTGAGCCCGTCAATCGGCTGTTCGAAGAGCGCGGAGCCTCCTCCTGAAAGCAGATAAATGACTAGGTCCCTAGGGCCTACCTGCTTGAGGCAATTTATCACTGCAGCGCCCGCGTCAAAGCTGCGCGTATTAGGTAGCGGATGCCCTCCGATGTACCACTCACAGCCAGGAATCGGTGTTTCAGGCGCGTTCGTAGTGACGACGATGCCGTCGAACGTTCGCGGAGCTAGGAGTTTCGCGACCGATGCGGTCATCGACGACGCCGCCTTGCCGATCGCGATCACGATAATGCGTTCGACTTGGCGGAGATCGATTGCATCATCGTCCACGGTCAAGAACGGTCCTGTTAGACCGACCCGTCGGTGTAGGACTTCGTGTAGGTCTAGCCTAGCGAGGCTGCGCGCGAATAGACGGCGGAGAACTGCTTTCAACTTTCACCCATGTATATCGTACACATCCCTGTGAGCAGATGCACGAGCAGGGCGCCCTTGGAAACCACGCAAGGTGATGCGGCCGCAGAGTATGATGGACCCAGTGCGTGAGAAATGCCAATGAATGGACATGATCCTGTTTGTGGGATGTCAGTCGACTTAGCGGCCACACCCCACATTGCTGAGTACGCCGGAAGCCGCTATGGGTTCTGCTGCGGCCATTGTCGCGATAAGTTTCTTTCTGACCCAGAACAGTACCTAAAGCCGCTAGGGGAACAGTCGGAAGTGGAGGCCGTTTCCGCGGCGGGTAGCTACATTTGTCCAATGGACCCTGAGGTGTCTGAGGACCGGCCAGGGGCCTGTCCGCGATGCGGCATGGCACTAGAACCCCTAGTTGTTACGGTCGAAGCGCCACCAGACCCTGAGGCTATCAATATTACTCGGCGTTTTTGGTTGGGCGTTGCACTCGGATTGCCGGTGTTGTTACTAGCCATGGGTGAGATGGTGTTCAACCTGAGCGTGTCGGGTGTTACCGGTAGCCGGATGAACAACTGGCTGCAATTGATACTTGCATCACCCGTTGTACTTTGGGCTGGCTGGCCGTTTTACCAGCGAGCATGGATGTCGATTGTGAACGTCAGCCCAAACATGTTCACGCTGATCGCGCTCGGCGTCGGGTCGTCCTACCTCTATAGCCTTGTTGCAACAGTAGTGCCGGAGTGGTTTCCCAATGGATTCCATGGCGAAGCCGGTGTTGAGCCATACTTCGATACAGCGGTGGCGATCACCGTGCTCGTCTTGTTGGGGCAAATGCTTGAGGGGCGGGCACGCAGTCAGACGGGGGCTGCGATTCGTGCACTACTCGGTCTGACACCGAAGACCGCGCGTGTGATCCGCGATGGGAGTGAGAAAGACATTCCACTTTCATCAGTGCGGGTCGGCGATCTATTACGGATTCGTCCGGGTGAGAGGATTCCGGTTGACGGAGTGGTCGTCGATGGGACGAGCGCCGTTGACGAGTCAATGGTTACCGGGGAATCGATTCCAATAGAGAAGTCGGCGAAGGCTTTACTTATCGGTGCCACGATCAACGGCACGGGCGCGCTTACGATGCTCGCGGAACGAGTTGGTAGTGACACGCTTTTAGCACAGATAGTGCGAACAGTGACCGACGCTCAGCGTAGCCGAGCACCGATACAGCGGGTTGCGGACCGCTTGGCTACGTACTTCGTGCCAAGCGTGGTAGGGGTATCAATTGCAGCATTCATCGGCTGGGGACTCTGGGGGCCAGAACCTCGTTTTGCGCTGGCTCTAGTTAGCGCAGTCGCCGTCCTTATCATCGCGTGCCCGTGCGCGCTCGGCTTGGCTACCCCGATGGCGATCATGGTGGGTACCGGGCGCGGCGCGAGCGCAGGTGTTCTTATCAAGAACGCTGAAGCACTCGAGGCGCTGGAACGCGTTGACACATTAGTGGTGGACAAAACCGGCACGCTAACCGAGGGGCGGCCGAAGGTTGTCGACGTTTATGCAATCAACGGTTTTACAGAAATTGAGGTTGTTCGGCTTTCGGCTGCACTGGAACAGGCCAGTGAGCATCCCTTGGCCTCAGCGGTGTTGGCGCGGGCACGTATGGATGGCTTATCGTTACCCACAGCGATTGATTTTCAGGCTGTGCCAGGGTGTGGGGTAACTGGATCAATTAATGGTCAACAAGTCGCCCTTGGAACCCGGGAATTACTAGCCGAACGCGTGATCGACATCGGGTTGCTGTCTGCCCGTGCTGCTGCTGTTCGGCGTAATGGTCAAACGGTCATGTTCCTAGCGGTCAATGGTCATGCTGTAGGCCTTCTTAGTGTTACCGACCCAGTGAAATCGTCGACTCCGGAAGCCCTTGAACTGTTACGCCAAGATGGCCTTCGGTTGGTCATGGTTACTGGCGACAATGCACTAACCGCGCAGGCAGTTGCTGCTACTTTGGGCATCAAGGAGTTCAGGGCCGGTGTTCTCCCAGATGCGAAACGGCAAATCATCGCCGAACTGCAATCAGATGGTCACACGGTTGCAATGGCCGGCGACGGCATTAACGACGCTCCGGCACTTGCCGAGGCTACGGTTGGGATTGCGATGGGCACTGGTACTGATGTGGCCATGGAATCGGCTGGGATCACACTTGTAAAAGGTGACCTCCGAGCGATTGCACGTGCGCGGCGACTCAGCCGAGGGACCCTCCGTAACATTCGCCAGAACCTGTTTCTGGCCTTTGTTTACAACGCCGTGGGTGTGCCCGTGGCCGCCGGTATTCTGTATCCGTTCACGGGACTACTCATCAGTCCTATTTGGGCCGGTGCGGCTATGACACTTAGTTCGCTCTCAGTGATTGCCAACTCACTACGCTTACGCTGGCTGGAACTCTGATTCCCGAACGCCGTGGGAGAGTAGCTGGTCTGATGAAGCCAGAAATCGGGCAACCACAGAAAACGGTCACGCCATACCAGTCGGCGCTGGCTGCGCGATTCGAACAGTTGCAAGAGTTACTACGCGATTTTCCTGGGATTCGTGAAAAGCCGCAGCGCCGCGGACTTACCTACAGATACAACGATCGCATAGCTTTCGTTCTTACTCGGAAGCCGCGCATCATCTTACTCGAGATGAAGCTGCCTGAATTTGTGGCGGATGAGGTCCTTCGTCTGTCTTATGTCAGACCGCACAAATCCACCCGTCTTGCCCGCACAGGTTGGGTCGCCGTGGCCGTTCGCGCAGAAACGCCGCTAGATCGGGTCGGCGAGTTGGTGCTGCGAAGCTACGATTTTCGCATTGAGTTGGGCATTCCGAGCTAGCGTGGAGCCACGAGTAAACGCCAAAGCTTTGTTGTAAAGGCCTCAATGCTTCTTCGCGCGTTGCGCCACGCAACTGGCAACTATAGACAGTGGAATGTGTGCCGCAACTTTTCTGTCTCGGACTGCTAGGTTCTAGTTTGCGCCCTGAAACGCCATTTCCTCTTGGAACCAGGCTTGGAATTCAGTTTGGGTCTGAATCTTGACGAATCCACGCATCCGGTAGTGCCCTAGCCCGCACAACTCGGAGCAGTTGATTTCGAAGTCACCGGTCATGGTCGGTTCGAACCAGACGGGGATCTCTTGGCCAGGGATTGCGTCCTGTTTTACCCGCATGGACGAAATTCCGAAACTGTGGATGACGTCCTGCGTGGAGAGGTGTACGAGTGCAGGGGTATCGACCGGCAGGTTGAGCTGGTTAATCGTTACGAGATCATCCACCGCCGATGGGTCACTACGGTCCAACCCAATGGCGTTGGTCGGCGTAATCAGGTCGATCGCGCTACGGCCGAACAGACCGTCAGGTCCCGGGTAATGGATATGCCACTCGTATTGCTTGGCCACCACACGCACGACGGTCGACTCCCCCCCTGGCGGGAATTCGTTCACGCGGTTCGCCCAGGCCGGGATCGCGAAACCGATGAGCGTCACCGCTTCAAGGACTGCGACCGCGATTACAACATAAGCCGCTGTGTGGCTCTTCACGCCTACGTAGTCGCCCTTCGGATTCCGGGACTGCCGAAAACGAACCAGGGTGTAGAGAAAGAAAGCACTCCACCCAACGAAGATGGTGCCCATAAGCCAGTGCAGTTCCTCGATAAGCCGATCGATCTCACCAGCGTGCGCCGACGCTTGCACCGGCAACCCCAGTAGCTCTCCCATCAACCCCAGTAGCTCTCCCATCTAATAACTCCCTTCCGAGCGGACTGATCGCGGCGCCAGGATGTCGCGGCCCACACTCGTGCGTGACAGTTTAAACAAGCGCACGAAGAACATCACGAATCCTGTCGCTACGCAGGCAAGAATCCCGAGCATGAAGAGAATCGCCATGCTCATTCCCTGCGTCATGGGGGAATCAACGGCGCCGAAACACACCGCGCAAGCCCAAGCCGACGAATTGTCAGCTACCAAGAGCACCGCGGCGAACACAGTCAGTACGTGACAGGCGCGCGTGCGCATCGCCGAGCGTTTTACCTTTTGCATCATCACGTCCGTCACTCGATGCCGGTTCGCCGCGTCTTGCGGACGAAGCCGACGGCGTAGATGCTCAAGACCGCCGCGACAAGACACGAGACCACTCCTGTCGTCAAGTGCCCGCCCGACCCCAGCGGCGACCGGAACATCACAATGCCCCAGCCGCCCATGAAGAGTGCCAGCACAATCGAGGCGACGATGAACAGAATGTGAACAGCTCTCAGGGACATCAACACCCCCTATCGGGCGATGCCGTCTAGCATCGTCAGCAACGGCAGGAACATCAGCGCGACGAAGAAGACTGCCGTCAACATCAACGTCCAGTAGATCGGCGACTTCTCAGACACCAGGTGCATGAAGCAACTCGCCACCAGCGACCCCTTAACCGTGGCGATGACGAGTGCTAGAGCAAACGCCAGCGGAATTGCCAAGGAGAGGGAGGCGACGCTGACCGTGATGACCGTCAGGACCATTAAGGCGACGAATACCATGATGTAGACCGTGACGTGCTTCTTGATGTCTTCAGCGGAATCCATGCTCATTCGTTTCCTCTTCGTCAGCGTCCAGGCGTCAGGCGCAACCCAACCAGTCCATTACAGCAGGTAGAGCACCGGAAACAGGAAGATCCACACCAGGTCAACGAAATGCCAGTAGAGTCCGGCCGCCTCAATCCGGTTCGTGAAGCGCTCCGGTGCCGTGTGCCACATCTTAACGCCTGGCAGCAGGAAATAGCTATTGACGACAACTCCACCCACGATGTGCAGACCGTGCAGGCCGGTGATTAAGAAATAGATGCCCAAGAAGGTGCTTTCAGACGGATACAACTGATGCGAGAACTTGTCGGCGTATTCGAACACCTTAACGATTAGGAAGATGAGCGCGAGAGCAACGGTGGCGCCCATGTATAGCCTGTATTTAAACAGGTCCCGCAACTTAAGCGACGCCCACGCCATGACCATCGTCATCGACGAACTGATCAGCACAACAGTGTTGAAGGTCGCGAGCGGGACGCTCAGGATCTCCGCCCCTTGAGGCCACGTTCCAGGTTCCGCACCGACTCGCAGGAGGACGTAGGACGAGAAGAGGCCGCCGAAGAGCATGACCTCAGACGCCAAGAACAGCCAGATACCAAGCTTAACGTTATTCAGCCCGGTATCGGCCCGGGTGTCGACGGTATACGGAATCTCCATCGCGATGTCTACTCCCCTGGCTGCGAGCGTTGGCCCTGCGGCGTGAAGTCGGTTACTGCGCCGGGCACACTGTACTCGTACGGCCCGCGGTGCACTTCGGGCGGTGAAAGGAAATTGCCGTGTGGCGGCGGTGTTGGGGTCTGCCACTCAAGGGTGGTCGCCTTCCACGGGTTGTCGTTCGTCTTCTCCCCGTTCCGAATGCTTCTGAAGAAGTTAATGATGAAGAAGACCTGGAAAAGCGCGAGTCCCCAGGCGGAGAATGACATCAGATTGTTCCAATGCAAGACATCTTGCACGTGCTGATACCCAATGCCGCCGTCGTACATTCGTCGATTCATCCCTGCCAATCCCTGGATGAGCATCGGCCAAAAGATGCCATTCATGAAGATGAGTGAGCCCCAGAAGTGGATTTTCCCGAGCAGGTCGTTCATTTTTCGGCCGGTGACCTTTGGGTACCAGTGATAGATGCCCGCAAACAACGCGAAGATGGTGCCGGGTGCCACGACGTAGTGGAAGTGTCCGACGACATAGAGGGTGTCGTGCAGATGGATGTCTGACGCGGCGAGGCCCAGCGGTAGCCCGGTCAGCCCCCCGATGCCGAACATCGGCAAAAACGCCAGCGCAAATAGCATCGGCGTTGTGAACCGGATCGAGCCTCCATACAGTGAAACGGCCAGTGCCGATAAAATGACCACCGACGGAATGGAGATGATCATCGTCGTTGTCTGGAAGAACGTACTGATGGACGTGCCCATGCCGGTGAGCCACATGTGGTGTGCCCAGACGATAAACGACATGAAGCCGAGGAAGATCATCGAATAGACCATCGCCCGGTAGCCCCAAAGCGGCTTCCGCGTGTTGTTGGCGAGGATTTCGGCCACGGTGCCCATCGCCGGAAGAATCAGGACATACACCTCCGGGTGCCCCAGGAACCAGAAAAGGTGCTGCCACAACAAGGCGCTACCGCCGCCACTAACCTCGAGAACCTGACCGCTCACCACCAGCCCGCTCGACAGGAAGAAGCTTGTACCGGCGAGCCGGTCCATGAGTTGTAGGAATGCGGCTGCTTCGAGTGGCGGGAAAGCGAGCAACAGCAGAAAGGCTGTCACGAGCTGGGCCCATACAAAGATTGGCAGCCGCATCCACGTGAGGCCGGGCGCGCGTAGCTGCACGATTGTGACGATGAAGTTGATCGCGCCAAGCAGTGACGAGGTGATCAGGCATGCCATTCCGAACAACCACCACGTCTGGCCTTGGGTCGCGATCACAGCCAACGGGACATAAGCCGTCCAGCCTGAGTTGGCAGCGCCCCCAGGCACGAAGAAGCTCACCAACATCACCACGCCACCGAGGAAGTACACCCAGTAGCTCGCCATGTTCAGGCGAGGAAACGCCATGTCGGGCGCGCCAATTTGGAGCGGCACTACGTAATTTCCGAACCCGCCGACTGCCAGCGGCACGACGCCAAGAAAGACCATAATCGTGCCGTGCATCGCACCCAGTTGGTTGTAGAACTCAGGCAGCATGATGCCGCCCGGCGCGTTGGCGTCACCAAACCAACCGCCAATGTAGGGGATGGGCTGGCCGGGGAAGGCGAGTTGCCAGCGCATAATTATCATCAGCGTGAAGCCGAGACTCATAAACAGAAGCGCGGTGAAGGCGTATTGGATGCCGATCACCTTATGGTCCTGGGAGAAGAAGTATTTCTGCCAGAAACCTAGTTCGTGCTCATGTTCCGTGTGCGCGTGCCCGGCTGTCGTCACGTTGTCCAACGTCGTGCTTCCTTTCTGTGTCGTGCGGCGTCCTGGGTCGTGATCGCGAGTAGAGGCTGGTTGTTAGCCGGCCGATTCGGCCCGCAGGCCATCAAGCACGGAATTCTATATGGAGGCGAGGGGGGGGCGCAAGGACAGAAATGGTCGGGTCTACGAATAGTCAGTAGAAACGATACCTACTTGCCCGTGCCTAGGTGGAGGGCCCGGGAAGCGATGCGTGTAATTAGTCTGGTTAAAAGGATCATTGCGGCCAGTCCTAGCACCAGGACTAAGTAGTAATAAGTCGTTCCTTCGGCCGGGCCGTCGCCAGCTAGCATGGCCACGTCGCCAGCAAGTTTCCCGTAGTAGGTATAAAGGAGGGTGCCAGGGAGCATACCCACGGACGCCAGAACGTAGTCCCGGAAACGGACGCGGGTCAGACCTAGGGCGTAGTTGAGCAGGTTGAAGGGGAATATTAGGGACAGCCGGAGTAAGAGAACAATCTTGAAACCCTCGTCTCCCACGATGCTGTCTAACTCGACGCAACGAGGATAGCGTGCTAACCGTCGTTCGATTGCCGCCCTAGCGACGTGCCGGGAAAACAGAAAAGCGCTAGCTGAACCAATTGTGGCGCCGACCAATACGAGCACCGTGCCATTGACGAGACCAAAGATGGCACCCGCTGCGAGGGTCAATAGCGAGCCGGGGATAAAAGCGACCGTTGCGATGGCATACGCGACGACGAATACAATCGGCCCCCATACACCCCCACTTTCGACCCAAGCCACAAAAGCCGGAAAATATCCGCCGAATTGCCAACCTAGAGCAACGACTAACCCTAAGATAGCCGTGCTGGCCAGAAGGTGCTGTCGGGAGTGGTTCTCCGTCATGAGTGTCACCGGCCTCTTCTTGGCCCACCTACTACGTAGGATAACGCCCTGCAAAGTAATATAAATTTTCCCAGTTTTCCGACTGTGTGTAAGGGGCAGTGACCACGATGAGGCAAGGGTATACTGCTTCCTGCCGTTCGCACCGGAATATGCAACTTAGGCTTTTGCAGTGGGTGCGAAACAGTTGTTTTTGTGTTCCAGTACTGAATTAATGCGCGCATCTGGTGACACTGGCTGAATACGGTGCGTGACCGGAGTAGGGTCCTATGAGCAACTTTCCCTCCCCAACCCACACGGATGGGTTACTGACTGCGGCTAACTCAGCACGACCAATGACGCGCACTTACATGGCGGTGTTAGTCGTCGAGGCGTTGGTCTTACTGGCCTTGTGGGGTTTCAGCTGGTATTTCGCGAGCTGATCGCGGTTCATCGACAAACCCATGCATTTAGTCGACTGGTTCATCGTTGCGGCATACCTAATCTGGGTGGTCTACGACGGCCTGAAGCGGACTAAAACCTCCTCAGCGGTTGAGGGCTACT
Proteins encoded:
- a CDS encoding cbb3-type cytochrome c oxidase subunit I, with protein sequence MTTAGHAHTEHEHELGFWQKYFFSQDHKVIGIQYAFTALLFMSLGFTLMIIMRWQLAFPGQPIPYIGGWFGDANAPGGIMLPEFYNQLGAMHGTIMVFLGVVPLAVGGFGNYVVPLQIGAPDMAFPRLNMASYWVYFLGGVVMLVSFFVPGGAANSGWTAYVPLAVIATQGQTWWLFGMACLITSSLLGAINFIVTIVQLRAPGLTWMRLPIFVWAQLVTAFLLLLAFPPLEAAAFLQLMDRLAGTSFFLSSGLVVSGQVLEVSGGGSALLWQHLFWFLGHPEVYVLILPAMGTVAEILANNTRKPLWGYRAMVYSMIFLGFMSFIVWAHHMWLTGMGTSISTFFQTTTMIISIPSVVILSALAVSLYGGSIRFTTPMLFALAFLPMFGIGGLTGLPLGLAASDIHLHDTLYVVGHFHYVVAPGTIFALFAGIYHWYPKVTGRKMNDLLGKIHFWGSLIFMNGIFWPMLIQGLAGMNRRMYDGGIGYQHVQDVLHWNNLMSFSAWGLALFQVFFIINFFRSIRNGEKTNDNPWKATTLEWQTPTPPPHGNFLSPPEVHRGPYEYSVPGAVTDFTPQGQRSQPGE
- a CDS encoding TVP38/TMEM64 family protein, yielding MTENHSRQHLLASTAILGLVVALGWQFGGYFPAFVAWVESGGVWGPIVFVVAYAIATVAFIPGSLLTLAAGAIFGLVNGTVLVLVGATIGSASAFLFSRHVARAAIERRLARYPRCVELDSIVGDEGFKIVLLLRLSLIFPFNLLNYALGLTRVRFRDYVLASVGMLPGTLLYTYYGKLAGDVAMLAGDGPAEGTTYYYLVLVLGLAAMILLTRLITRIASRALHLGTGK